From a single Anaerolineales bacterium genomic region:
- a CDS encoding CHAD domain-containing protein — protein MDAKAVLLDSLDVRWKKYRSELKLCRAEFSEEAVHDVRVAARRLLAFFDLLRSVLPPARIQKIRRALKNQLDELDDLRDTQVLLVDISEYIHEVPDLEVFRQYLEKKERKFLRTTRKAVTSHKAGDLSERVEKMRAMIAEQPEEGLMEQLLTAADEAYARVIRLYHAVDAERVATIHKLRIAFKRFRYTIEIIHPMLEDFPHDNFKQMHAYQSMMGDIQDMEVALEGLAELRDVLQKPDPESPRSLWESDRAKALSIHEHYASRFRNVLLAYLEDKGEVLIFWRPAPEEPFPWEK, from the coding sequence ATGGATGCCAAAGCCGTATTGCTGGACTCGTTGGATGTCCGCTGGAAGAAGTACCGCTCGGAATTGAAACTCTGCCGCGCCGAATTTTCGGAGGAGGCGGTTCATGATGTGCGGGTGGCTGCCCGGCGTTTATTGGCATTCTTCGACCTCCTGAGATCGGTCCTGCCCCCCGCGCGGATTCAAAAGATCCGCCGCGCGTTGAAGAACCAACTCGACGAACTTGACGATCTGCGCGACACGCAAGTCCTGCTGGTGGATATTTCCGAGTACATCCACGAAGTTCCTGATCTTGAGGTGTTCCGTCAGTATTTGGAGAAGAAGGAACGGAAATTTCTGCGAACCACCCGCAAGGCAGTGACTTCACACAAGGCGGGGGATCTGTCCGAGCGGGTGGAGAAGATGCGTGCCATGATCGCCGAACAGCCGGAAGAAGGATTGATGGAGCAGCTACTCACAGCCGCGGACGAGGCGTATGCGCGGGTCATCCGTTTGTATCACGCCGTGGATGCGGAGCGGGTTGCCACCATCCACAAACTGCGCATCGCCTTCAAGAGATTCCGCTACACGATCGAGATCATTCATCCCATGCTGGAAGATTTCCCGCACGATAATTTCAAACAGATGCACGCGTACCAGTCCATGATGGGCGATATTCAGGATATGGAGGTCGCGCTGGAAGGATTGGCGGAATTACGGGATGTTCTGCAAAAACCGGATCCGGAGAGTCCGCGCTCGCTGTGGGAGTCGGATAGGGCGAAGGCGCTTTCCATTCATGAACATTACGCCTCGCGCTTCAGGAATGTCCTATTGGCATATCTTGAAGACAAAGGCGAAGTATTGATCTTCTGGCGTCCCGCACCGGAAGAACCTTTCCCATGGGAGAAGTGA
- a CDS encoding PHP domain-containing protein: MGLADLHLHTTYSYDGTATVPAVLRRAKELGLDVIAITDHDEINGALEAVQLASRYGLEVIPGIEITTADGDLLALFMTEKVPAGLPVTETILQVRELGGVCIAPHPMTGGMGMKSLSAISILKALRHPQAAETLLAIETYNGTTIDRMSNHYARIFASRLNIAQTGSSDAHVLDTIGFGATEFEGRSAQDLLKALRERSTKVRKQKEWSALHILSNWGWRRLQRAFSKA, translated from the coding sequence ATGGGACTTGCAGACTTACACCTGCACACAACGTATAGTTATGACGGCACAGCCACCGTCCCTGCGGTTTTGCGGCGGGCGAAGGAACTCGGCTTGGATGTGATCGCCATCACCGATCACGACGAGATCAACGGGGCGCTGGAGGCGGTACAACTCGCATCTCGCTACGGGTTGGAGGTCATTCCCGGAATCGAGATCACCACCGCTGACGGCGATCTGCTGGCGCTTTTCATGACGGAAAAAGTACCGGCGGGGTTGCCCGTCACGGAGACCATTTTACAGGTGCGTGAACTTGGAGGCGTGTGTATCGCCCCGCACCCGATGACAGGCGGAATGGGCATGAAGAGTCTGAGCGCAATTTCCATTTTGAAGGCGCTGCGCCATCCGCAGGCGGCGGAAACATTGCTTGCCATAGAAACGTATAACGGCACCACCATCGACCGTATGAGCAACCACTACGCCCGCATCTTTGCCAGCCGCTTGAACATCGCCCAGACGGGCAGCAGCGACGCACACGTACTTGACACCATCGGCTTCGGCGCGACGGAATTCGAAGGCAGGAGCGCGCAAGACCTGCTGAAAGCGCTGCGGGAGCGTTCCACAAAGGTCAGGAAACAAAAAGAATGGAGTGCGCTGCACATCCTGAGCAATTGGGGATGGCGGCGTTTACAGCGCGCTTTTTCAAAAGCATGA
- the sixA gene encoding phosphohistidine phosphatase SixA, translating to MGEVKMELYLIRHAIAEEEAPSGDDSQRTLTEKGAKKMRQIAKGLRTLGTEFDLILSSPYARARETAEILADVFKMKKKLEFSDHLVPMADPNLLIAEVNEKYSVDSLALVGHEPYLSTLVGMLVADGAGMDITFKKGGVCRLSADDLHHSRRAAMDWLLTPGVLVEIANK from the coding sequence ATGGGAGAAGTGAAAATGGAACTGTATCTTATCCGCCATGCGATTGCTGAAGAAGAAGCCCCGTCGGGCGATGACAGCCAGCGCACGTTGACCGAAAAGGGCGCGAAGAAGATGCGTCAGATCGCCAAGGGGTTGCGCACCCTCGGCACGGAGTTTGACCTGATTCTCTCCAGCCCCTATGCCCGCGCGCGGGAGACGGCGGAGATTCTGGCGGATGTGTTCAAGATGAAGAAAAAGCTCGAGTTCAGCGACCATCTTGTCCCGATGGCGGATCCGAATCTGCTCATCGCCGAGGTCAACGAAAAATACAGCGTGGACAGTCTTGCTCTTGTCGGGCATGAGCCGTATCTATCCACGCTGGTTGGCATGTTGGTTGCCGACGGCGCAGGGATGGACATCACCTTCAAAAAAGGCGGCGTCTGCCGTCTCTCTGCCGACGACCTGCATCACAGCCGCCGCGCTGCAATGGATTGGCTGCTCACTCCCGGCGTGCTGGTGGAGATCGCAAATAAATGA
- the ppk1 gene encoding polyphosphate kinase 1: MTLPDLSSPALYINRELSLLEFQRRVLEEARDENNPLLERLKFLAIFGSNMDEFFMVRVSGIRKQIEAGVTDVSSDGMTPRDELAAIRKLAQELFHDAQQCLQRKLLPKLEKAGIHILEYHKLTKSQRERADAYFKDVIYPVLTPLALDPGHPFPHISNLSLNLAIVIRDKKGNEKFARLKVPGTLPRLIPIKRSSGGVRKDGTIPHHHYFVWLEQVVAANLQELFPGLEVVAAHPFRVVRDADVEIQELEADDLLETMQQSIRKRKFGSVVQVAIHPTMPDDIRELLVDNLEIFNNDLYMLNHPLGFAHLMQLYNSVERHDLKYPLYKPRIPKPLRFIEKPGEIFDAIRAGNILLHHPYDSFAPVLDFLNAAARDPDVLAIKQTVYRVGSNAPVVDALLEAVERGKQVAVLVELKARFDEESNIGWARALEQAGVHVVYGLVGLKTHCKTTMVVRKEGEGIRRYLHLATGNYNAVTSRIYEDFGMFTCDEDMGADATDLFNYLTGYSTKQKYKKLFVAPVNLRENIDALIKREIEHANAGHKARLIFKMNSLVDTDMIQLLYQASQAGVKVDLLVRGICCLRPGIKGISENIRVISVVGRYLEHSRLYYFQNNGDEEIYLGSADLMPRNLNHRVEVVFPVENKAHIRYLRDKVLDVYFKDNTRARFLNADGTYIRAVPAANEAPFDVQSHLMGN; the protein is encoded by the coding sequence ATGACCCTGCCTGATCTATCATCCCCAGCGCTTTACATCAACCGCGAACTCAGCCTGCTGGAATTCCAGCGCCGCGTGCTGGAGGAAGCGCGCGATGAGAACAACCCGTTGCTTGAGCGGTTGAAATTCCTCGCCATCTTCGGCTCGAACATGGACGAGTTCTTCATGGTGCGCGTCTCGGGCATCCGCAAGCAGATCGAAGCCGGCGTAACCGATGTGTCCTCCGACGGCATGACCCCGCGCGACGAACTCGCCGCCATCCGCAAACTTGCACAGGAACTCTTCCACGACGCCCAGCAATGCCTCCAGCGAAAACTCCTGCCGAAATTGGAAAAGGCGGGGATTCACATCCTCGAATATCACAAGCTGACCAAATCCCAGAGGGAACGCGCCGATGCGTACTTCAAGGACGTCATCTATCCGGTTCTGACTCCGCTCGCGCTTGATCCCGGTCATCCATTTCCTCACATCTCGAACCTGAGTCTCAACCTTGCCATCGTCATCCGCGACAAAAAAGGGAACGAGAAATTCGCGCGTCTCAAAGTGCCGGGGACACTGCCGCGCCTGATTCCCATCAAACGTTCGTCGGGAGGCGTCCGCAAGGACGGCACGATCCCGCATCATCATTACTTCGTCTGGCTGGAGCAGGTCGTCGCCGCCAATTTGCAGGAACTCTTCCCCGGCTTGGAAGTGGTCGCCGCGCATCCCTTCCGGGTAGTGCGCGATGCGGACGTGGAGATCCAGGAACTCGAAGCCGACGACCTGCTGGAGACCATGCAACAGAGCATCCGCAAACGCAAGTTCGGCTCGGTGGTGCAGGTGGCGATCCATCCCACCATGCCCGACGACATCCGTGAATTGCTGGTCGATAACCTTGAAATTTTCAACAACGACCTGTATATGCTGAATCATCCGCTTGGGTTTGCCCACCTGATGCAGTTATACAACAGCGTCGAACGGCACGATCTGAAATATCCGCTCTACAAGCCGCGCATACCGAAACCGCTGCGTTTTATCGAAAAGCCGGGCGAAATTTTCGACGCCATCCGCGCCGGGAACATTCTGCTCCATCATCCGTATGATTCCTTCGCGCCGGTGCTCGACTTTCTCAACGCCGCCGCGCGTGACCCAGATGTGCTCGCCATAAAACAGACCGTCTATCGAGTCGGTTCCAATGCCCCCGTGGTGGACGCCCTGCTCGAAGCCGTGGAACGCGGCAAGCAGGTCGCTGTGCTGGTGGAACTGAAAGCCCGCTTCGATGAAGAATCCAACATCGGCTGGGCGCGCGCGCTGGAGCAGGCGGGCGTACACGTCGTCTATGGACTGGTCGGCTTGAAAACGCACTGCAAGACCACCATGGTCGTCCGCAAGGAAGGGGAGGGCATCCGCCGTTACCTGCATCTCGCCACCGGAAACTACAACGCCGTCACCTCGCGCATCTACGAAGACTTCGGCATGTTCACCTGCGATGAAGACATGGGCGCTGACGCCACCGACCTGTTCAATTATTTAACCGGCTATTCAACCAAGCAAAAATACAAAAAGCTTTTTGTTGCGCCTGTCAACCTGCGCGAGAACATTGATGCGCTTATCAAACGTGAGATCGAACATGCCAACGCCGGTCACAAAGCCCGCCTTATCTTCAAGATGAATTCCCTCGTGGATACCGACATGATTCAGCTTCTGTATCAGGCTTCACAGGCGGGCGTAAAAGTGGACCTGCTTGTGCGCGGCATATGCTGCCTGCGCCCGGGCATCAAGGGCATCAGCGAAAATATCCGTGTCATCAGCGTCGTGGGGCGTTATCTCGAACACAGCCGTTTGTATTATTTCCAAAACAACGGTGATGAAGAGATTTATCTCGGAAGCGCCGACCTCATGCCCCGCAATCTCAATCACCGCGTCGAAGTGGTTTTCCCCGTCGAGAACAAAGCGCATATCCGCTATCTGCGCGACAAGGTGCTGGATGTCTATTTCAAGGACAATACCCGCGCGCGCTTCCTAAACGCGGATGGAACCTACATCCGCGCCGTGCCCGCCGCCAATGAGGCGCCGTTCGACGTGCAATCACATTTGATGGGGAATTAG
- a CDS encoding cytochrome c3 family protein, whose translation MIKRLFDWLKQPLGLIAVGIGFLALFSLAAYGLYTTQQSPEQPIQFPHQTHVAFGIQCLYCHPGASRGPAAGLPSQATCWGCHEQIQKTYNPDSELRFLLAAVQNNEPLQWVPVAMVPDFVQFNHRAHVAAGRNCEECHGDMSRVIIAENPQVMNMGWCLTCHIDAAGDDQEKLIKLSDCGTCHY comes from the coding sequence ATGATCAAAAGACTTTTTGACTGGCTGAAACAGCCTCTCGGACTGATCGCGGTGGGAATTGGGTTCCTGGCGTTGTTCAGTCTTGCGGCATACGGGCTTTACACGACCCAACAGTCACCCGAACAACCCATTCAGTTTCCTCATCAAACGCACGTTGCCTTTGGCATCCAGTGTTTGTACTGCCATCCTGGCGCGTCACGCGGACCGGCAGCCGGGCTTCCCTCGCAAGCAACATGCTGGGGATGTCATGAGCAGATACAAAAGACCTACAACCCGGATTCTGAACTGCGGTTTTTGCTGGCGGCGGTCCAGAACAATGAGCCGCTTCAATGGGTTCCGGTTGCCATGGTGCCGGATTTCGTCCAGTTCAACCATCGCGCTCATGTGGCGGCTGGCAGGAACTGTGAGGAATGCCACGGGGATATGTCTCGTGTGATCATTGCCGAAAACCCGCAGGTGATGAACATGGGTTGGTGTCTGACCTGTCATATCGATGCCGCCGGCGACGATCAGGAAAAACTGATCAAGCTCAGCGACTGCGGTACGTGTCACTATTAA
- a CDS encoding Ppx/GppA phosphatase family protein: MQTIAAIDVGSNAMRLVVGRLGYDDKLETLENLRLPVRLGQDAFSQGLIGEQTAQQMLDAFIRFRKVADDYGVERIRAVATSAMREAENNDILCDRIAQTTGIEIEIISGEEEARLIHLAVANAINLKGKYAMLIDIGGGSVEVTLSKGNNILSTESYNMGTVRLLQKLGKKPSNVPFDELVREYAAATRRRIQREIGKEKIDLCAGTGGNIEEMGVLRRKLFKRESEQVITLSELGQLIEELSRMTVRQRMRSFKLKPDRADVILPASIVLKIIAQEAQVKEVRIPNVGLKDGILLDLAHSLSKAPQPSPREQVWTSAMRLGEKYQFDAEHGELVAYLAGSLFEQMQDLHGLDAEDKLLLEVAALLHDIGHFIGTLDHDKHAYYIMQANPLIGLTERGQAIVANVMRYHRKSMPNAQDENFRMLGSRDRLMVIKLATLLRLADAMDVSHTRRVKNVTMRQSKKKWFLKLEGENGLSLENWTLAKRRSLFQDVFGMKLEIET; the protein is encoded by the coding sequence ATGCAAACAATCGCTGCAATTGACGTTGGCTCGAACGCGATGCGTCTGGTGGTCGGCAGGCTGGGCTACGACGACAAACTGGAGACGCTCGAGAATCTGCGCCTGCCCGTCCGTTTGGGGCAGGACGCTTTTTCACAGGGACTGATCGGCGAGCAGACCGCCCAGCAAATGCTGGATGCCTTCATCCGCTTCCGCAAAGTAGCAGACGATTACGGCGTGGAACGCATCCGCGCGGTGGCGACCAGCGCCATGCGCGAAGCGGAAAACAACGACATCCTATGTGACCGTATCGCGCAGACGACCGGCATCGAGATCGAGATCATCAGCGGGGAGGAGGAGGCGCGCCTGATCCATCTCGCCGTGGCGAATGCGATCAATCTCAAGGGGAAATACGCCATGCTGATCGACATCGGCGGAGGCAGTGTCGAGGTCACGCTCTCGAAGGGAAATAATATCCTTTCCACTGAAAGTTACAACATGGGGACGGTGCGTCTCCTGCAAAAGTTGGGTAAGAAGCCGTCCAATGTTCCCTTTGATGAGTTGGTGCGCGAATATGCCGCCGCGACCCGCCGCCGCATCCAACGCGAGATCGGGAAGGAAAAAATTGACTTATGCGCCGGGACAGGCGGAAACATCGAAGAAATGGGCGTGCTTCGCAGGAAACTGTTCAAGCGCGAGAGCGAACAGGTGATCACGCTCTCAGAGTTGGGTCAGTTGATCGAAGAACTGAGCAGGATGACGGTCAGGCAGAGGATGCGCAGTTTCAAGTTGAAACCCGACCGTGCGGATGTTATCCTGCCGGCGTCCATCGTGTTGAAGATCATCGCGCAGGAAGCGCAGGTGAAGGAAGTCAGGATCCCGAACGTGGGGTTGAAGGACGGCATCCTGCTGGACTTGGCGCACAGCCTGAGCAAAGCGCCGCAGCCTTCACCGCGCGAGCAGGTATGGACATCGGCGATGCGGCTGGGCGAGAAGTATCAATTCGATGCCGAGCACGGGGAGTTGGTGGCGTATCTTGCCGGCAGTCTGTTCGAGCAGATGCAGGACCTGCATGGACTGGACGCGGAGGATAAACTCCTTTTGGAGGTCGCCGCGCTCCTGCATGACATCGGTCATTTCATCGGCACGCTCGATCACGACAAGCACGCTTATTACATCATGCAAGCCAACCCGTTGATCGGTTTGACGGAGCGCGGACAAGCCATCGTCGCGAATGTGATGCGCTACCATCGCAAATCCATGCCGAATGCGCAGGATGAAAATTTCCGCATGCTCGGTTCCAGAGACCGCCTGATGGTCATCAAACTGGCAACCCTGTTGCGCCTTGCCGATGCGATGGATGTCAGCCACACGCGCCGCGTAAAAAATGTCACCATGAGGCAGTCCAAGAAAAAATGGTTTCTCAAGCTGGAAGGCGAAAACGGCTTGAGCTTGGAGAACTGGACGCTTGCCAAACGGCGCTCATTGTTCCAGGACGTATTTGGAATGAAACTTGAGATCGAGACTTGA
- a CDS encoding molybdopterin dinucleotide binding domain-containing protein, with amino-acid sequence MSEQFSRRDFLKLAGVGAATTAVLTGCGPASRYVKREPYMEMPEYTYNGQSTYYATTCRECAAGCGLVVRTYQGRAIKTEGNASHPLNLGKTCARGQATLQGLYNPDRVQEPSTGDWDAAIQVVADALKNNQPGEIAFLMGMAPDHLFDLVSDLAGATGMNAPVRFGALGMFEARATLSKAAENLFGEAALPYFDVGGAQVVLSFGANFLETWLSPVSYTRGFAGLREAQTKQRGTLVQFEARMSATAGKADEWVPLRPGTESLVALAIGRLAAEMRGGVMPRAFSGVDVLDAASKSGVKVETLQHIAEMFANSAGALAIPGGAALGQSNGLEVAEAVLALNALADNFGKPGGVYLSALAPNQAEYHRPASAKEMQEFVQRMTRGDFKVLFIHGVNPVFELPKSIDFKSALSGVGQVISFATFPDETAAEADHVFPDHHGLESWGYQRVVTGTAQPVLSGAQPVVSPFYNTRATADVLIAAAQLAGGRFAQALPFKDEVEFLQSKVALLMGEADGSFVAPEILTFMAYFQQHGGWWKNSDGRGAPDTASALNRNINGSMAEFAGDGEFFFVPFVSTTLAEAGANKPWLQELPDPTTTVMWNTWLEMNPKTAHELHIENDDVVRVVSEAGAVELPVYLYPAIRPDTVAMPFGQGHTAYGRYAENRGVNPNDLLGQHFNEAGDLAFAGMKVRIEKTGRKQNLSRLESMMGVYGEGMGEEH; translated from the coding sequence ATGAGCGAACAATTTTCCCGGCGTGATTTCTTGAAACTGGCAGGTGTGGGAGCGGCAACCACCGCGGTCCTCACGGGCTGCGGACCCGCTTCGCGTTACGTCAAGCGCGAACCCTACATGGAGATGCCCGAATACACCTATAACGGTCAGAGCACCTATTACGCCACCACATGCCGCGAGTGCGCGGCAGGATGCGGTCTCGTTGTCCGCACCTATCAAGGACGCGCGATCAAGACCGAAGGTAACGCCAGTCATCCGCTGAACCTCGGCAAGACCTGCGCGCGTGGACAGGCAACCCTGCAAGGTTTGTACAATCCCGACCGCGTGCAGGAACCCTCCACCGGCGATTGGGACGCCGCCATCCAGGTCGTTGCCGACGCGCTAAAGAATAACCAGCCCGGTGAGATCGCCTTCCTGATGGGTATGGCTCCTGATCATCTCTTCGATCTGGTTTCCGATCTTGCCGGCGCAACCGGCATGAACGCCCCGGTCCGTTTTGGCGCACTGGGCATGTTCGAAGCCCGCGCCACCCTGAGCAAAGCTGCAGAGAATCTCTTCGGCGAAGCCGCCCTGCCTTATTTTGATGTCGGCGGCGCACAGGTGGTGCTCTCCTTCGGCGCGAACTTCCTCGAAACCTGGCTTTCACCCGTTTCCTACACGCGCGGATTTGCCGGTCTGCGCGAAGCGCAGACGAAACAACGCGGTACGCTCGTCCAATTCGAAGCGCGGATGTCCGCTACTGCCGGCAAGGCGGATGAGTGGGTTCCGCTTCGCCCCGGGACCGAGAGCCTGGTTGCCCTCGCAATCGGACGCCTCGCTGCTGAAATGCGCGGCGGCGTCATGCCGCGCGCCTTCTCTGGCGTGGATGTGCTGGATGCAGCGTCCAAGTCCGGAGTCAAGGTTGAAACGCTGCAACACATCGCGGAAATGTTCGCGAATTCTGCGGGCGCGCTTGCCATCCCCGGCGGCGCGGCGCTCGGTCAGAGCAACGGACTTGAAGTTGCCGAAGCTGTGCTGGCGCTGAACGCCCTCGCCGATAATTTCGGCAAACCCGGCGGCGTATATCTTTCCGCCCTTGCACCGAACCAGGCGGAATATCACCGTCCCGCCTCTGCGAAGGAAATGCAGGAATTCGTCCAGCGCATGACGCGCGGCGATTTCAAAGTATTGTTCATTCACGGCGTGAACCCTGTCTTCGAACTGCCCAAGTCCATTGACTTCAAGAGCGCGCTCAGCGGTGTGGGACAGGTCATCTCGTTTGCGACCTTCCCCGATGAGACCGCCGCCGAAGCGGATCACGTCTTCCCCGACCATCACGGACTGGAATCCTGGGGCTACCAGCGGGTCGTCACCGGCACGGCACAGCCGGTCCTTTCGGGCGCGCAGCCTGTGGTCTCCCCCTTCTACAATACCCGCGCCACTGCGGATGTATTGATCGCCGCGGCGCAATTGGCTGGCGGACGTTTTGCGCAGGCATTGCCCTTCAAGGACGAAGTCGAATTCCTGCAAAGCAAGGTCGCTTTGCTCATGGGTGAAGCGGATGGTTCCTTCGTCGCGCCGGAGATCCTGACCTTCATGGCGTATTTCCAGCAGCATGGCGGCTGGTGGAAGAACTCTGACGGGCGCGGCGCTCCCGATACGGCTAGCGCGCTGAACCGCAACATCAACGGCAGCATGGCGGAATTTGCGGGAGATGGCGAATTCTTCTTCGTCCCGTTCGTTTCGACAACGCTGGCGGAAGCGGGCGCGAACAAACCCTGGCTTCAAGAACTCCCCGACCCGACCACGACTGTCATGTGGAACACTTGGCTGGAAATGAACCCCAAGACCGCCCACGAACTGCACATCGAGAACGATGATGTTGTGCGGGTTGTCAGCGAGGCTGGGGCGGTGGAACTGCCCGTGTACCTGTACCCGGCTATTCGTCCGGACACCGTGGCGATGCCTTTCGGTCAGGGTCACACCGCCTACGGACGGTACGCTGAAAATCGCGGCGTTAATCCCAACGATCTGCTCGGTCAGCATTTCAATGAAGCGGGCGACCTTGCTTTCGCGGGCATGAAGGTCCGCATTGAAAAGACGGGAAGAAAACAAAATCTTTCACGCCTTGAAAGCATGATGGGAGTGTATGGTGAGGGCATGGGAGAGGAGCATTAA
- a CDS encoding response regulator transcription factor yields MPETILVVEDELSLQETLAYNLRKEGYTVETVGDGRLALESARKLKPDLIVLDIMLPEMDGFEVARILRKEMSTAILMLTARDDEIDRVVGLEVGADDYLTKPFSMRELMARVKAQLRRARLLREELGGGTIPPPSHEKLTFDNLVIDLTRREVTLNDTPIPLKPKEFDLLLFLAEHRRQMLSREFILERVWGWDYIGDSRTVDVHIRWLRQKIEESPSEPKRIVTVRGGGYRFEG; encoded by the coding sequence ATGCCCGAAACAATTCTGGTCGTTGAAGATGAACTATCCCTGCAAGAGACTCTTGCCTATAATTTAAGGAAGGAAGGGTACACGGTGGAAACCGTGGGCGATGGACGGCTGGCATTGGAATCCGCGCGGAAGCTCAAACCCGACCTGATCGTGCTCGACATCATGCTCCCCGAAATGGACGGCTTCGAGGTGGCGCGCATTTTACGCAAGGAAATGTCCACCGCCATTCTCATGCTGACCGCGCGCGACGATGAGATCGACCGCGTCGTCGGGTTGGAGGTCGGCGCGGACGATTACCTGACCAAGCCTTTCTCCATGCGTGAGCTGATGGCGCGGGTCAAGGCGCAGCTCCGGCGCGCGCGCCTGTTGCGCGAAGAACTGGGAGGCGGGACCATCCCTCCGCCATCGCATGAAAAACTGACCTTCGATAACCTCGTCATCGACCTGACGCGCCGCGAAGTCACACTGAACGACACACCCATCCCGCTCAAACCAAAGGAATTCGACCTGCTGCTCTTCCTTGCCGAACACCGCCGGCAAATGCTCTCGCGCGAATTCATTCTCGAACGCGTGTGGGGCTGGGATTACATCGGCGACAGCCGCACGGTGGATGTCCACATCCGCTGGCTCAGGCAGAAGATCGAAGAAAGCCCGAGCGAACCAAAACGCATCGTCACTGTGCGGGGCGGAGGATATCGGTTTGAAGGATAA
- a CDS encoding ATP-binding protein, with protein sequence MNSLLWVVVIFLAGLAAWFAWRYFDLRHNINQATKSLRSSEQPVPNSKEIDELVSVLASRETAFKTELSNLQTEKERLATLLAQLTDGVLIADADGRVQFANPAASKLFNTSNPTRQSVAQVVRDHQLIEAWRRCQQTRQVQIESVELPTRKQFLQLIVIPDEHEGGSLLLVQDLTHVRKLETVRRDFISNVSHELRTPLASLKALTETLQSGALSDPEAGPRFLSRIHTEVDTLTQMTQELLDLSRIESGQVQLVFALISPKKLLHAAAERMKAQAERAGLRISVICADDMPDIRVDQARLEQVLVNLIHNAVKFTKPEGKIRLEAESTDGGVRCAVRDTGIGIPVESLSRIFERFYRVDSSRTGSGTGLGLSISKHIVEAHGGKIWAESEEGRGSSFYFLIPHQM encoded by the coding sequence TTGAATAGTTTGCTGTGGGTGGTTGTCATTTTCCTTGCAGGTCTCGCAGCATGGTTTGCGTGGCGGTATTTTGACCTGCGGCACAACATAAATCAGGCGACCAAATCCCTGCGCAGTTCCGAACAGCCTGTCCCAAATTCCAAGGAAATCGACGAGCTCGTCAGCGTACTCGCATCCCGCGAAACCGCCTTCAAGACCGAACTGTCCAACCTGCAGACTGAAAAAGAACGCCTCGCCACCCTGCTCGCCCAACTCACCGACGGTGTTCTGATCGCCGATGCGGACGGGCGCGTACAATTTGCCAACCCCGCCGCGAGCAAACTTTTCAATACCAGCAACCCCACCCGGCAAAGCGTGGCACAGGTCGTGCGTGACCACCAATTGATCGAAGCGTGGAGACGCTGTCAGCAAACGCGGCAAGTGCAGATCGAATCGGTAGAATTGCCTACGCGCAAACAATTTCTGCAACTGATCGTCATTCCCGATGAACACGAAGGCGGCAGTCTCTTACTCGTGCAGGACCTGACCCACGTCCGCAAACTCGAAACCGTACGGCGGGACTTCATCTCCAACGTTTCGCATGAATTGCGGACTCCGCTTGCCTCGCTTAAAGCCCTGACCGAGACACTACAAAGCGGCGCTCTTTCGGACCCGGAAGCTGGTCCGCGTTTCCTGAGCCGTATCCACACCGAAGTGGATACGCTGACCCAGATGACGCAGGAACTGCTCGATCTTTCGCGCATCGAATCGGGACAGGTGCAATTGGTCTTTGCGCTAATCTCCCCGAAGAAACTATTGCACGCCGCCGCAGAACGAATGAAAGCCCAAGCTGAACGCGCAGGGCTCAGAATCTCCGTCATCTGCGCGGACGATATGCCGGACATCCGCGTGGATCAGGCGCGTTTGGAGCAGGTGCTGGTCAATCTCATTCACAATGCGGTCAAGTTCACAAAGCCGGAGGGAAAGATTCGCCTCGAAGCAGAATCAACTGACGGCGGAGTGCGATGCGCAGTGCGGGATACGGGAATCGGAATCCCGGTGGAGAGTCTCTCGCGTATCTTTGAACGCTTCTATCGAGTCGATTCGTCCCGCACCGGTTCAGGCACGGGATTGGGGCTGTCCATCTCGAAGCACATCGTGGAAGCGCACGGTGGAAAGATCTGGGCGGAGAGCGAAGAGGGGCGCGGCAGTTCGTTCTATTTTCTAATTCCCCATCAAATGTGA